The DNA region ATGGCTGAGCTCAACGGACCCGGTGGCCAATCCACGAATAATCAACGTTGATGATTGCAAGCCGACATTACCACCCATCGCGGCAATGACGGGAATAAAACTCACAATTGCCACAACTTCTTGAACTGTATAGCGGAAATACCAGAGGATTGCCCCGGACAGTAGACTCCCTACAAGGTTAGTAAATAGCCATGGCAATCGGAGTCTGGCTGACGCGATGCTTGATGACTTTGAAGCCGTATCTTCTTCAATGGCACCGGCCATCTTGAGCATATCCTCGGTCGCTTCTTCACGGATGACATCGACCACGTCATCAACCGTGATAATCCCCACAAGCTTCCCGTCTCGCTCCACGACCGGAATGGCCAACAAGTTATAATTGGCCACTTGCCTCGCCACCTCTTCTTGATCCATATCAATACTGACGCTCATCGCCTCCCGCGTCATGATGTTCTTCAGCGGAGTCGTGGGAGGCACCGTGAGAAGTTGCCGAAGCGAAAGCACGCCAACCAGGCGATCATCCTTATCCGTCACATAGATATAGAACACCATTTCCGCATCAGTGGCCTGTTGCAACCGGCGGATGGCCTCCTGCGCCGTGGCGTCCTCCGGGAGGGAAAAGAATTCCGTGGTCATGATGGCGCCGGCCGTATCTTTGGGGTATCGGAGAATGTCGGCCACTTCAGTCGAATCCTCCGTCTTCATCAGCGCTAACACTTCCTTACTCCGTTCTTCCGGGAGGAACCCAAGAATATAGGCAACATCGTCAGGGCCTAGATCCTTCAGGAGCCAGGCAATATCGGAGTGAAGCAGATCGGCGAGCACCTGTTGAATACTCTCCCCGTCCAGCTCGCTCAGCACCTGTCCGCGCTTTCGTTCGCCACGAACCAGCTCGAAAATTTCCCGTTTTTCCTTCGGCGAGGAGAGATGGGTCACTGCCTTAGCAATATCCGCTGGGTGCATACGCCCTAACATTTTTGACAGGTTCGTGATGGCTCCCCGACGCAGGAGCTTCTGCACGGATTGAATGACGATATCTGATTTTGTCTGCCCTCGTTCGGTCTGATCACGAAGGACTTCGCGCAGGATATCACGATCAGCGGGACGAGGACGTTGTTCCGGAAGGCGTGGTTCCGTTGGTCGGTCGGTTGGCTGCATGATTGTTGCGCGGGATCTTGAGACTTGCTCCGGTGGCGCCGCATGGAGCAGGCCAACCGCTCACTGGACGACACAGAGCAGATACTTCGTCTTCACTACCTACGGCCTTATTGGGAAGGCTGCTTGAACTGCTGCGGCATAGGGATGCCATCCGCTTTCTGTTACGAGTGCGTACCGGAAATCATCAATATCAAGTTCCCACCAACGATTAGTAGCCCAACTCCACAAGAGCCTGCTCATCCTCGCGCCAGTCTTTTCTGACTTTCACCCACAGCTCAAGAAACACTTTCATTCCAAAAATCTTTTCCATGTCCAATCGGGCTTGGGTCCCGATTGTTTTCAACCGCTCCCCGTGCTTTCCGATCAAAATGCCTTTCTGTGTCTCGCGTTCAACCATAATCGACGCCCGAATC from Candidatus Nitrospira nitrosa includes:
- the mgtE gene encoding magnesium transporter, which encodes MQPTDRPTEPRLPEQRPRPADRDILREVLRDQTERGQTKSDIVIQSVQKLLRRGAITNLSKMLGRMHPADIAKAVTHLSSPKEKREIFELVRGERKRGQVLSELDGESIQQVLADLLHSDIAWLLKDLGPDDVAYILGFLPEERSKEVLALMKTEDSTEVADILRYPKDTAGAIMTTEFFSLPEDATAQEAIRRLQQATDAEMVFYIYVTDKDDRLVGVLSLRQLLTVPPTTPLKNIMTREAMSVSIDMDQEEVARQVANYNLLAIPVVERDGKLVGIITVDDVVDVIREEATEDMLKMAGAIEEDTASKSSSIASARLRLPWLFTNLVGSLLSGAILWYFRYTVQEVVAIVSFIPVIAAMGGNVGLQSSTLIIRGLATGSVELSHVWPVFFREAKVGLVMGLACGVTLTLVAWVLHQGFLGMVVGVSLIIAFFVSTSMATIMPILLKRLGVDPAVAAGPFVTTANDITGISIYLTLATIFLEYLR